The following coding sequences are from one Canis lupus baileyi chromosome 19, mCanLup2.hap1, whole genome shotgun sequence window:
- the SPPL2B gene encoding signal peptide peptidase-like 2B isoform X2, translating into MAAAAALARLAVAFLLLATQVACEYGMVHVVSETGGPRGKDYCILYNPQWAHLPHDLSKASLLQLRDWTASVLCSPPDLPTKGFSNQIPLVARGNCTFYEKVRLAQGGGARGLLIVSKETLVPPGGNKTQYEEIGIPVALLSYKDMLDIFKNFGRAVRAALYAPNEPMLDYNMVIIFVMAVGTVALGGYWAGSRDVKKRYMKHKRDDGPEKQEDEAVDVTPVMICVFVVMCCSMLVLLYYFYDQLVYVIIGIFCLSSSTGLYSCLAPLVQRLPFGRCRVPDNSLPYFHKRPRVSMLLLALLCLAVSVVWGIFRNEDQWAWVLQDALGVAFCLYMLKTIRLPTFKSGNSIMVEVATGPSDSATHEKLPMVLKVPRLNASPLALCDRPFSLLGFGDILVPGLLVAYCHRFDIQVQSSRVYFVACTVAYGIGLLVTFMALALMQRGQPALLYLVPCTLITSCALALWRRELGMFWTGSGFAKDLPQSPWAPSSADSPQPRKDSDTGLSQPPPGEELAKCPLPHGQPPELSVPEETGAGASPQEPVSPEGHAPEPTSVVGTSA; encoded by the exons GTAGCCTGTGAGTACGGCATGGTGCACGTGGTCTCCGAGACAGGGGGCCCCAGAGGCAAAGACTACTGCATCCTCTACAACCCGCAGTGGGCCCACCTGCCACACGACCTCAGCAAAGCG TCTCTCCTACAGCTGCGGGACTGGACGGCCTCTGTGCTCTGCTCCCCGCCCGACCTCCCCACCAAAGGCTTCAGCAACCAGATCCCGCTGGTGGCGCGGGGAAACTGCACCTTCTATGAGAAAGTGCGGCTGGCACAgggcggcggggcgcgcgggcTGCTCATCGTCAGCAAGGAGACACTG gtccccccagGAGGCAACAAGACACAGTATGAGGAGATTGGCATTCCCGTGGCCCTGCTCAGCTACAAAGACATGCTGGACATTTTCAAG AATTTTGGCCGAGCAGTGAGGGCAGCGCTGTACGCCCCCAACGAGCCCATGCTGGACTACAACATGGTCATCATCTTCGTCATGGCCGTTGGCACCGTCGCGCTCGGGGGCTACTGGGCTGGGAGCCGGGATGTGAAGAA GAGGTACATGAAACACAAGCGGGACGATGGGCCCGAGAAGCAGGAGGATGAGGCGGTGGACGTGACCCCCGTCATGATCTGTGTCTTCGTGGTCATGTGCTGCTCCATGCTGGTGTTGCTCTACTACTTCTACGACCAACTCG TCTATGTGATCATCGGGATCTTCTGTCTGTCGTCGTCCACGGGCCTCTATAGCTGCCTGGCACCGTTGGTCCAGAGGCTGCCTTTCGGCAGGTGCAG GGTCCCCGACAACAGCCTGCCCTACTTCCACAAGCGCCCTCGGGTCAGCATGCTGCTGCTCGCACTGCTCTGCCTGGCCGTCAGCGTGGTGTGGGGAATCTTCCGGAACGAGGACCA GTGGGCCTGGGTCCTTCAGGACGCGCTGGGCGTTGCCTTCTGTCTCTACATGTTGAAAACCATCCGTCTCCCCACTTTCAAG AGCGGGAACAGTATCATGGTGGAGGTGGCGACCGGGCCCTCGGACTCGGCCACCCACGAGAAG ctccccatgGTCCTGAAGGTGCCCAGACTCAACGCCTCGCCACTGGCCCTGTGTGACCGGCCCTTCTCCCTGCTGGGCTTCGGGGACATCCTGGTGCCAg GGCTGCTCGTGGCGTACTGCCACAGGTTCGACATCCAGGTGCAGTCGTCCAGGGTCTACTTCGTGGCCTGCACTGTGG CTTATGGCATCGGCCTCCTGGTGACGTTCATGGCGTTGGCCCTGATGCAGCGCGGCCAGCCCGCCCTCCTCTACCTGGTGCCCTGCACACTGATCACAAGCTGCGCCCTGGCGCTCTGGCGCAGGGAGCTGGGCATGTTCTGGACGGGCAGCGGCTTTGCG AAGGATCTACCTCAGTCTCCTTGGGCTCCGTCTTCAGCTGACAGCCCGCAGCCTCGAAAGGATTCAGACACTGGCCTCTCCCAGCCGCCTCCAGGTGAAGAACTGGCCAAATGCCCCCTGCCCCACGGGCAGCCCCCGGAGTTGTCTGTGCCCGAGGAGACCGGGGCCGGAGCATCCCCCCAGGAGCCTGTGAGCCCAGAGGGCCACGCCCCTGAGCCCACGAGCGTGGTAGGCACCTCGGCCTAG
- the SPPL2B gene encoding signal peptide peptidase-like 2B isoform X1, whose translation MAAAAALARLAVAFLLLATQVACEYGMVHVVSETGGPRGKDYCILYNPQWAHLPHDLSKASLLQLRDWTASVLCSPPDLPTKGFSNQIPLVARGNCTFYEKVRLAQGGGARGLLIVSKETLVPPGGNKTQYEEIGIPVALLSYKDMLDIFKNFGRAVRAALYAPNEPMLDYNMVIIFVMAVGTVALGGYWAGSRDVKKRYMKHKRDDGPEKQEDEAVDVTPVMICVFVVMCCSMLVLLYYFYDQLVYVIIGIFCLSSSTGLYSCLAPLVQRLPFGRCRVPDNSLPYFHKRPRVSMLLLALLCLAVSVVWGIFRNEDQWAWVLQDALGVAFCLYMLKTIRLPTFKACTLLLLVLFVYDVFFVFITPFLTKSGNSIMVEVATGPSDSATHEKLPMVLKVPRLNASPLALCDRPFSLLGFGDILVPGLLVAYCHRFDIQVQSSRVYFVACTVAYGIGLLVTFMALALMQRGQPALLYLVPCTLITSCALALWRRELGMFWTGSGFAKDLPQSPWAPSSADSPQPRKDSDTGLSQPPPGEELAKCPLPHGQPPELSVPEETGAGASPQEPVSPEGHAPEPTSVVGTSA comes from the exons GTAGCCTGTGAGTACGGCATGGTGCACGTGGTCTCCGAGACAGGGGGCCCCAGAGGCAAAGACTACTGCATCCTCTACAACCCGCAGTGGGCCCACCTGCCACACGACCTCAGCAAAGCG TCTCTCCTACAGCTGCGGGACTGGACGGCCTCTGTGCTCTGCTCCCCGCCCGACCTCCCCACCAAAGGCTTCAGCAACCAGATCCCGCTGGTGGCGCGGGGAAACTGCACCTTCTATGAGAAAGTGCGGCTGGCACAgggcggcggggcgcgcgggcTGCTCATCGTCAGCAAGGAGACACTG gtccccccagGAGGCAACAAGACACAGTATGAGGAGATTGGCATTCCCGTGGCCCTGCTCAGCTACAAAGACATGCTGGACATTTTCAAG AATTTTGGCCGAGCAGTGAGGGCAGCGCTGTACGCCCCCAACGAGCCCATGCTGGACTACAACATGGTCATCATCTTCGTCATGGCCGTTGGCACCGTCGCGCTCGGGGGCTACTGGGCTGGGAGCCGGGATGTGAAGAA GAGGTACATGAAACACAAGCGGGACGATGGGCCCGAGAAGCAGGAGGATGAGGCGGTGGACGTGACCCCCGTCATGATCTGTGTCTTCGTGGTCATGTGCTGCTCCATGCTGGTGTTGCTCTACTACTTCTACGACCAACTCG TCTATGTGATCATCGGGATCTTCTGTCTGTCGTCGTCCACGGGCCTCTATAGCTGCCTGGCACCGTTGGTCCAGAGGCTGCCTTTCGGCAGGTGCAG GGTCCCCGACAACAGCCTGCCCTACTTCCACAAGCGCCCTCGGGTCAGCATGCTGCTGCTCGCACTGCTCTGCCTGGCCGTCAGCGTGGTGTGGGGAATCTTCCGGAACGAGGACCA GTGGGCCTGGGTCCTTCAGGACGCGCTGGGCGTTGCCTTCTGTCTCTACATGTTGAAAACCATCCGTCTCCCCACTTTCAAG gcctgcacgctgctgctgctggtgctctTTGTCTACGACGTCTTCTTTGTGTTCATCACGCCCTTCCTGACCAAG AGCGGGAACAGTATCATGGTGGAGGTGGCGACCGGGCCCTCGGACTCGGCCACCCACGAGAAG ctccccatgGTCCTGAAGGTGCCCAGACTCAACGCCTCGCCACTGGCCCTGTGTGACCGGCCCTTCTCCCTGCTGGGCTTCGGGGACATCCTGGTGCCAg GGCTGCTCGTGGCGTACTGCCACAGGTTCGACATCCAGGTGCAGTCGTCCAGGGTCTACTTCGTGGCCTGCACTGTGG CTTATGGCATCGGCCTCCTGGTGACGTTCATGGCGTTGGCCCTGATGCAGCGCGGCCAGCCCGCCCTCCTCTACCTGGTGCCCTGCACACTGATCACAAGCTGCGCCCTGGCGCTCTGGCGCAGGGAGCTGGGCATGTTCTGGACGGGCAGCGGCTTTGCG AAGGATCTACCTCAGTCTCCTTGGGCTCCGTCTTCAGCTGACAGCCCGCAGCCTCGAAAGGATTCAGACACTGGCCTCTCCCAGCCGCCTCCAGGTGAAGAACTGGCCAAATGCCCCCTGCCCCACGGGCAGCCCCCGGAGTTGTCTGTGCCCGAGGAGACCGGGGCCGGAGCATCCCCCCAGGAGCCTGTGAGCCCAGAGGGCCACGCCCCTGAGCCCACGAGCGTGGTAGGCACCTCGGCCTAG
- the SPPL2B gene encoding signal peptide peptidase-like 2B isoform X3, protein MVHVVSETGGPRGKDYCILYNPQWAHLPHDLSKASLLQLRDWTASVLCSPPDLPTKGFSNQIPLVARGNCTFYEKVRLAQGGGARGLLIVSKETLVPPGGNKTQYEEIGIPVALLSYKDMLDIFKNFGRAVRAALYAPNEPMLDYNMVIIFVMAVGTVALGGYWAGSRDVKKRYMKHKRDDGPEKQEDEAVDVTPVMICVFVVMCCSMLVLLYYFYDQLVYVIIGIFCLSSSTGLYSCLAPLVQRLPFGRCRVPDNSLPYFHKRPRVSMLLLALLCLAVSVVWGIFRNEDQWAWVLQDALGVAFCLYMLKTIRLPTFKACTLLLLVLFVYDVFFVFITPFLTKSGNSIMVEVATGPSDSATHEKLPMVLKVPRLNASPLALCDRPFSLLGFGDILVPGLLVAYCHRFDIQVQSSRVYFVACTVAYGIGLLVTFMALALMQRGQPALLYLVPCTLITSCALALWRRELGMFWTGSGFAKDLPQSPWAPSSADSPQPRKDSDTGLSQPPPGEELAKCPLPHGQPPELSVPEETGAGASPQEPVSPEGHAPEPTSVVGTSA, encoded by the exons ATGGTGCACGTGGTCTCCGAGACAGGGGGCCCCAGAGGCAAAGACTACTGCATCCTCTACAACCCGCAGTGGGCCCACCTGCCACACGACCTCAGCAAAGCG TCTCTCCTACAGCTGCGGGACTGGACGGCCTCTGTGCTCTGCTCCCCGCCCGACCTCCCCACCAAAGGCTTCAGCAACCAGATCCCGCTGGTGGCGCGGGGAAACTGCACCTTCTATGAGAAAGTGCGGCTGGCACAgggcggcggggcgcgcgggcTGCTCATCGTCAGCAAGGAGACACTG gtccccccagGAGGCAACAAGACACAGTATGAGGAGATTGGCATTCCCGTGGCCCTGCTCAGCTACAAAGACATGCTGGACATTTTCAAG AATTTTGGCCGAGCAGTGAGGGCAGCGCTGTACGCCCCCAACGAGCCCATGCTGGACTACAACATGGTCATCATCTTCGTCATGGCCGTTGGCACCGTCGCGCTCGGGGGCTACTGGGCTGGGAGCCGGGATGTGAAGAA GAGGTACATGAAACACAAGCGGGACGATGGGCCCGAGAAGCAGGAGGATGAGGCGGTGGACGTGACCCCCGTCATGATCTGTGTCTTCGTGGTCATGTGCTGCTCCATGCTGGTGTTGCTCTACTACTTCTACGACCAACTCG TCTATGTGATCATCGGGATCTTCTGTCTGTCGTCGTCCACGGGCCTCTATAGCTGCCTGGCACCGTTGGTCCAGAGGCTGCCTTTCGGCAGGTGCAG GGTCCCCGACAACAGCCTGCCCTACTTCCACAAGCGCCCTCGGGTCAGCATGCTGCTGCTCGCACTGCTCTGCCTGGCCGTCAGCGTGGTGTGGGGAATCTTCCGGAACGAGGACCA GTGGGCCTGGGTCCTTCAGGACGCGCTGGGCGTTGCCTTCTGTCTCTACATGTTGAAAACCATCCGTCTCCCCACTTTCAAG gcctgcacgctgctgctgctggtgctctTTGTCTACGACGTCTTCTTTGTGTTCATCACGCCCTTCCTGACCAAG AGCGGGAACAGTATCATGGTGGAGGTGGCGACCGGGCCCTCGGACTCGGCCACCCACGAGAAG ctccccatgGTCCTGAAGGTGCCCAGACTCAACGCCTCGCCACTGGCCCTGTGTGACCGGCCCTTCTCCCTGCTGGGCTTCGGGGACATCCTGGTGCCAg GGCTGCTCGTGGCGTACTGCCACAGGTTCGACATCCAGGTGCAGTCGTCCAGGGTCTACTTCGTGGCCTGCACTGTGG CTTATGGCATCGGCCTCCTGGTGACGTTCATGGCGTTGGCCCTGATGCAGCGCGGCCAGCCCGCCCTCCTCTACCTGGTGCCCTGCACACTGATCACAAGCTGCGCCCTGGCGCTCTGGCGCAGGGAGCTGGGCATGTTCTGGACGGGCAGCGGCTTTGCG AAGGATCTACCTCAGTCTCCTTGGGCTCCGTCTTCAGCTGACAGCCCGCAGCCTCGAAAGGATTCAGACACTGGCCTCTCCCAGCCGCCTCCAGGTGAAGAACTGGCCAAATGCCCCCTGCCCCACGGGCAGCCCCCGGAGTTGTCTGTGCCCGAGGAGACCGGGGCCGGAGCATCCCCCCAGGAGCCTGTGAGCCCAGAGGGCCACGCCCCTGAGCCCACGAGCGTGGTAGGCACCTCGGCCTAG
- the SPPL2B gene encoding signal peptide peptidase-like 2B isoform X4 yields the protein MAAAAALARLAVAFLLLATQVACEYGMVHVVSETGGPRGKDYCILYNPQWAHLPHDLSKASLLQLRDWTASVLCSPPDLPTKGFSNQIPLVARGNCTFYEKVRLAQGGGARGLLIVSKETLVPPGGNKTQYEEIGIPVALLSYKDMLDIFKNFGRAVRAALYAPNEPMLDYNMVIIFVMAVGTVALGGYWAGSRDVKKRYMKHKRDDGPEKQEDEAVDVTPVMICVFVVMCCSMLVLLYYFYDQLVYVIIGIFCLSSSTGLYSCLAPLVQRLPFGRCRVPDNSLPYFHKRPRVSMLLLALLCLAVSVVWGIFRNEDQWAWVLQDALGVAFCLYMLKTIRLPTFKACTLLLLVLFVYDVFFVFITPFLTKSGNSIMVEVATGPSDSATHEKLPMVLKVPRLNASPLALCDRPFSLLGFGDILVPGLLVAYCHRFDIQVQSSRVYFVACTVAYGIGLLVTFMALALMQRGQPALLYLVPCTLITSCALALWRRELGMFWTGSGFAVNTSLL from the exons GTAGCCTGTGAGTACGGCATGGTGCACGTGGTCTCCGAGACAGGGGGCCCCAGAGGCAAAGACTACTGCATCCTCTACAACCCGCAGTGGGCCCACCTGCCACACGACCTCAGCAAAGCG TCTCTCCTACAGCTGCGGGACTGGACGGCCTCTGTGCTCTGCTCCCCGCCCGACCTCCCCACCAAAGGCTTCAGCAACCAGATCCCGCTGGTGGCGCGGGGAAACTGCACCTTCTATGAGAAAGTGCGGCTGGCACAgggcggcggggcgcgcgggcTGCTCATCGTCAGCAAGGAGACACTG gtccccccagGAGGCAACAAGACACAGTATGAGGAGATTGGCATTCCCGTGGCCCTGCTCAGCTACAAAGACATGCTGGACATTTTCAAG AATTTTGGCCGAGCAGTGAGGGCAGCGCTGTACGCCCCCAACGAGCCCATGCTGGACTACAACATGGTCATCATCTTCGTCATGGCCGTTGGCACCGTCGCGCTCGGGGGCTACTGGGCTGGGAGCCGGGATGTGAAGAA GAGGTACATGAAACACAAGCGGGACGATGGGCCCGAGAAGCAGGAGGATGAGGCGGTGGACGTGACCCCCGTCATGATCTGTGTCTTCGTGGTCATGTGCTGCTCCATGCTGGTGTTGCTCTACTACTTCTACGACCAACTCG TCTATGTGATCATCGGGATCTTCTGTCTGTCGTCGTCCACGGGCCTCTATAGCTGCCTGGCACCGTTGGTCCAGAGGCTGCCTTTCGGCAGGTGCAG GGTCCCCGACAACAGCCTGCCCTACTTCCACAAGCGCCCTCGGGTCAGCATGCTGCTGCTCGCACTGCTCTGCCTGGCCGTCAGCGTGGTGTGGGGAATCTTCCGGAACGAGGACCA GTGGGCCTGGGTCCTTCAGGACGCGCTGGGCGTTGCCTTCTGTCTCTACATGTTGAAAACCATCCGTCTCCCCACTTTCAAG gcctgcacgctgctgctgctggtgctctTTGTCTACGACGTCTTCTTTGTGTTCATCACGCCCTTCCTGACCAAG AGCGGGAACAGTATCATGGTGGAGGTGGCGACCGGGCCCTCGGACTCGGCCACCCACGAGAAG ctccccatgGTCCTGAAGGTGCCCAGACTCAACGCCTCGCCACTGGCCCTGTGTGACCGGCCCTTCTCCCTGCTGGGCTTCGGGGACATCCTGGTGCCAg GGCTGCTCGTGGCGTACTGCCACAGGTTCGACATCCAGGTGCAGTCGTCCAGGGTCTACTTCGTGGCCTGCACTGTGG CTTATGGCATCGGCCTCCTGGTGACGTTCATGGCGTTGGCCCTGATGCAGCGCGGCCAGCCCGCCCTCCTCTACCTGGTGCCCTGCACACTGATCACAAGCTGCGCCCTGGCGCTCTGGCGCAGGGAGCTGGGCATGTTCTGGACGGGCAGCGGCTTTGCGGTGAATACCAGTTTGCTATGA